GTGTGGATGTCGGACTTTTGTACAATCCGACACATTTTAAATATCTGGAGAGCAAAGCTATTCCGCTCATAAATATAGAAGATGGCAGTATCCGAAAAACAAGAGACATTCTATATGTAAAAGGACTTCTGGATGGAGATACGCTACATGTACTAGTCAATCACTGGCCATCAAGAGGTGGCGGTGAGCAAAGAACCGCACCCTTCAGAAATAACGGGGCAAAAGTCAACAGATCTGTATTGGACTCATTGATTAATATAGATTCAGGTGCCAAAGTTATCATTATGGGTGATTTGAATGACGACCCTATCAGTGAAAGTATTGTGTCTTTTCTGAGAGCTAAAGATTCTGCAAAAAAATTACGCAAAGGTGATTTGTTTAATCCCTTTCATGAAATGTACAGAAGAGGAGTAGGCTCCAATGCCTACAGAGATAGCTGGAGTCTTTTTGATCAGATTATTATTTCTGAAGGGATGGTTAATAAAAAAAATACTGGTTACAGATTTCTGAAAGCCAATGTATTTAACAAACAGTTTTTGATCCAAACAACAGGTCAATATAAAAACTATCCGTTCAGGACTTTCTCCGGGGATACTTATCAGGGGGGATATAGTGACCATTTTCCTACGTATATATACCTTGTAAAACCACATAGTGAAAATTGAGAGGCATTTTTAAGGTATTTAAGTTCATTATGTAAATATTGAGCCCCTCCGTAAAGCCTTCTTTTTAAAAATTACATAAAATAGTATTTTTGGCTTTCGCAATAATAAAATGATATTTAGAATTAATATTTTAATTCACTAGTGTCCGACTAAAAAATTAAAGAGAGGGACGTTTGGTGATCAAACGCCCCTAAATTGTCGTTTAGAAGTTTTACCACAAACAATAAAACGACATGGACAAAGATACGACGATAAAATTTGTCGGACAGCCGATTTTCGCTCAAATCATAAAAATGGTGAGCAAAACAGTATTTAGCCAATTAGTATCGAAACATCAAAGCGACCGCTATTACAAAGAATTTAAGACATGGGATCATTTTGTGTCTCTGATGTTTGCTATCTTGAGTCGATGTGATTCGATTGCTGAAATCATAGATGGAATGGTGGGTTTATCAGGTAAATTACAGTATTTAAGTCTCGGGAAAGTACCTGCGAAGAGTACATTCAGCGATGGGATGCGAAAGAGATCGGATAAATTTTTTGAGGACTTGTACTTTGCCTTGGTCAAAGAGTATTCATCGTTTTTGTCGGACAGCAAGACTCTAGGCAAACAGTTTCAGCAGATGCTACTTATAGATTCAACTACTATCCGATTATTTACCGAAGTACTCAAAGGAGTAGGCCGTAATCGCAAAGATGATGGAAAGAAAAAGGTGGAGCTAAGGTACACATGGTCATCAACGCCTTTGAACAAATAGGCCAGTTTATCGCCATCACACCGGCTAGAACACATGACAAGAAATTTTTGGAGTTACTGGACGTTAAACCACACAGCTTGATGGTATTTGACCGAGCCTACAATCACTATCTTCAGTTTGCCAAATGGTCACAAAACAAGGTCTTCTTCATCACCCGTAAAAAGTCAAATGCTAAATATACCATCGTAAGTACGATCGAAAATCCATCCTTAAAAGGCAAGGAACACGGTGTACATAAAGATCAAATCATAGAATTGCAATACAAAGAGAACAAAGAAGAAAAAGTACTACGCTTAAGACTAATAACTTATTACGATGAGAAAGGGATGCCTTACGCCTTCTTAACAAATAGTTTTGAAGAACTAACTGCGGAAGAAGTAGCTGCTTGTTACAAAAAAGATGGGATATTGAGCTTTTATTTAAGAAGTTAAAACAAAATTTTCAGCTCCATTACTTTTATGGAGAAAACGAAACAGCAATCAAAACACAAATTTGGTGCACCCTCATAGCCCAATTATTATTAACGGTCATACAAAAGCAAAATGCACCACAGAAAGCTTTTTCTACAGTAGCCTGTACAGTCCGAATTCACCTAATCAGCATGCTAGATTTGGTAGAAACTGTAAAAGCGAAGAACAAATATTATGAAAAAGAAGATCCATTGGTTGGACAGCAAGATATTTTTGGAAATACCCTGACATCAAGAAGGATTCGTAAACGGCAAAAGAAAAAAGAAGATACAAGGGGTCACCTTCAAAAATCAGATGAAAACAAGAAAAATACCATTGATAATCAAAGTGTTAACTCAAGTTGATTCACTTTTTCTATTTTTGTCGGATGATAGTGATTTTAATTATTATTGGCGCTGAATGGAACATCACGGTTGTTTTGATGCAATTTATGACATTATTACCAAATTTTAGCCATTTTTTCTGTACCAAATAGATATACAGTATTGTGAAAAATACTATTCTACAAAAATATTTACTTACTCGGCTTAGCAGAAATTCTGACTAATTTTGCTTGCAGGTTATTGTCTTTGTACACTGATTCACCTACCAAAACCAACATCTGATCTGTTAGTTTTACATCAAACTCCTGTGGTTTAATAGCCGGATGATCATCTACCATCAATAACTTCTTGGTTTCGAGATTAAAAAAATAATGACCTCCGCCTTTACGATCTCCATAGTCTCCGTACTCGTAAGTAAGATTTTCATGAAAATCGATCCATTTCCCGGCTACTTTCTCGCCGGTATTAAAATCACTGTCTTTTACGGTTGCTTCATAAGACCAGAAATCTTTATCCACGATGGTATAACTTTTATTGTTCTGTTCTTTTTGTCTGTGATGTAGGACGGCTAAAGCTTGTTGTCTCATTTCATTTACAGATGCTTCAGATATGTCATCCTGATTCATCATAGCATAATCTGAAGGTACCTCCATTGCTTTTGATTCAACCGCCTTAATTTCGGAAGACTTGTTTTCATTTTTACAACTGATACAAAACATAGTGAATATCACACTGAGTACACAAAATATTAATCTCATTATAATTGTTTTATTACATTTACCGAAATTCTTACCATCAAACAGTGTGCAAAAGTAATGCTTGAAAAGTTTTTATCATATATAAATACACAAAAATTAATTTTACCGGGTGAAAGAACAGTTCTTGCTATCTCCGGCGGAATCGATTCTATGGTATTATTGCATTTGTTTAGGCAGGCAGGATTGGTCTTCAGGATAGCACATGTAAACCATAATCTGCGTGGTGAAGACTCTAAGAAGGATGCAGAATTTATATCCGGTTTTTGTAAAAAACAACATTTAGAGCACGATATCCATACTATTTCTGTGGATCATTTCCGGGAAGGTAATATGCAATCTATAGCGCGAAATATAAGGTATGAGTTTTTTGAAACATTAAGAATTAAATATGATTATAATAAAGTAGCCACTGCGCATCATAAGGACGACAACGTAGAAACTTTTCTCATGCATATCATTCGAGGAGCAGGTCTTAAAGGATTAAGAGGTATTCAGCCTAATAATAAACGTATTATTCGTCCGCTACTTTTTGCAGAAAAAAGTGAAATAAGCCGATACGCAAAAGAACATAATATTGAATACAGAGAAGATTATTCCAATGAAACTGACAAATATCTTAGAAACAAAATCAGGCATCATGTTATTCCAGCACTGAAATCCATTGATCAAAATATTAACCAAAAAATAGCAAATACCATTTCCCATGTTTCTGATAGTTTTGATCTGTTGGAATCAATGATTCAAATGTTAGAAGCTCAATTAATACTCAGAACTCCTGATGAATTAACAATCAATCTTAAGGAATTAAAAGAAATCAAAGGTCACAAAACCTTGCTGCATTACTTCATTTCCCCTTTTGGATTTAATGAAAGTATGGTTGAAAATATATTAAAATCTTCTCAATCAGGAGCCGGTTTTCCTACTTCCACACATTTTGCAATAATCAACAGAGATGATTTAATTGTCCGGAGGTTACAAACGACTGAGCATAAACTTACTGAATCCGTTTCGCTAAACATACTAGCTGAATTAAGATTTAATAAGCAACATTTTACTTTTCAAATTATT
The genomic region above belongs to Saprospiraceae bacterium and contains:
- a CDS encoding transposase; this translates as MVINAFEQIGQFIAITPARTHDKKFLELLDVKPHSLMVFDRAYNHYLQFAKWSQNKVFFITRKKSNAKYTIVSTIENPSLKGKEHGVHKDQIIELQYKENKEEKVLRLRLITYYDEKGMPYAFLTNSFEELTAEEVAACYKKDGILSFYLRS
- the tilS gene encoding tRNA lysidine(34) synthetase TilS translates to MLEKFLSYINTQKLILPGERTVLAISGGIDSMVLLHLFRQAGLVFRIAHVNHNLRGEDSKKDAEFISGFCKKQHLEHDIHTISVDHFREGNMQSIARNIRYEFFETLRIKYDYNKVATAHHKDDNVETFLMHIIRGAGLKGLRGIQPNNKRIIRPLLFAEKSEISRYAKEHNIEYREDYSNETDKYLRNKIRHHVIPALKSIDQNINQKIANTISHVSDSFDLLESMIQMLEAQLILRTPDELTINLKELKEIKGHKTLLHYFISPFGFNESMVENILKSSQSGAGFPTSTHFAIINRDDLIVRRLQTTEHKLTESVSLNILAELRFNKQHFTFQIIENKVENFTSGFQYLDFDKIPGDIKVRKWKAGDRITPLGMQGKSQKVSDILTNKKIPAHEKPHVMILVSSEEIITIPGLVISEKFKISSDTKRVLLIQKIPSNL
- a CDS encoding DUF4372 domain-containing protein is translated as MDKDTTIKFVGQPIFAQIIKMVSKTVFSQLVSKHQSDRYYKEFKTWDHFVSLMFAILSRCDSIAEIIDGMVGLSGKLQYLSLGKVPAKSTFSDGMRKRSDKFFEDLYFALVKEYSSFLSDSKTLGKQFQQMLLIDSTTIRLFTEVLKGVGRNRKDDGKKKVELRYTWSSTPLNK
- a CDS encoding endonuclease/exonuclease/phosphatase family protein, which produces MSKKLKNIFIVFLLFTFSLHAQSDKYKIVSIGFYNLENLFDTEDDPYIDDSEFLPNGKRAWTEDLYKEKLTNMAYVISKIGIEDAKAGISILGVSEIENRKVLEDLVKEPAIANRNYKIVHYDSPDPRGVDVGLLYNPTHFKYLESKAIPLINIEDGSIRKTRDILYVKGLLDGDTLHVLVNHWPSRGGGEQRTAPFRNNGAKVNRSVLDSLINIDSGAKVIIMGDLNDDPISESIVSFLRAKDSAKKLRKGDLFNPFHEMYRRGVGSNAYRDSWSLFDQIIISEGMVNKKNTGYRFLKANVFNKQFLIQTTGQYKNYPFRTFSGDTYQGGYSDHFPTYIYLVKPHSEN